In Spodoptera frugiperda isolate SF20-4 chromosome 28, AGI-APGP_CSIRO_Sfru_2.0, whole genome shotgun sequence, one genomic interval encodes:
- the LOC118264948 gene encoding trafficking protein particle complex subunit 4 translates to MVIYGVYIVSKSGGLIFNYDHNIPRVEAEKTFGFPLDIKLQYENKKVIVAFGQRDGINVGHVLLSVNGTPVSGRTTEDGRDVFDIIETKENYPLSLKFGRARATTNEKIVLASMFYPLFALASQLSPVPKCSGIESLTADTFKLSCFQTLTGVKFIIVTDPNMQGAEVVLKRIYELYSDYALKNPFYSLEMPIRCELFDTSLHTLLELVEKSGTANL, encoded by the exons ATGGTCATATATGGTGTGTATATAGTAAGCAAGTCCGGTGGTCTTATTTTTAACTATGACCATAATATTCCTCGAGTGGAAGCGGAGAAAACATTCGGTTTCCCATTGGACATCAAATTGCAGTatgaaaataagaaagttattGTTGCTTTTGGACAACGAGATGGGATAAACG TTGGACATGTGCTACTGTCAGTCAATGGTACTCCAGTAAGTGGGCGCACCACAGAAGATGGCAGAGATGTGTTTGATATCATAGAAACTAAG gaAAACTATCCCCTAAGTCTAAAGTTTGGCCGGGCCCGAGCAACCACAAATGAGAAGATAGTACTAGCCAGCATGTTCTACCCACTGTTTGCTCTAGCCAGCCAGCTGAGTCCTGTTCCTAAGTGCTCCGGCATTGAGTCACTAACTGCAGACACATTCAAGCTCTCCTGTTTCCAAACATTAACAG GTGTAAAGTTCATTATAGTGACCGACCCCAACATGCAAGGTGCAGAAGTAGTCCTCAAGAGGATCTATGAACTATATTCAGACTACGCACTCAAGAACCCTTTCTACTCCCTGGAGATGCCCATCCGGTGTGAACTGTTTGATACCTCGCTGCACACACTGCTGGAACTCGTGGAGAAGTCCGGCACCGCCAACTTATAG